A section of the Humulus lupulus chromosome 2, drHumLupu1.1, whole genome shotgun sequence genome encodes:
- the LOC133818113 gene encoding RING-H2 finger protein ATL46, which produces MSRIQLHILQKDGYMGYSPPFVPTSSSPYSGGFHKETPIPPSSSSSSQSPSSSGTKISPAVLFIIVILAVLFFISGLLHLLVRFLIKHPSSSATSQSNRYPELSTSDALQRQLQQLFHLHDSGLDQAFIDALPVFHYKEIVGLKEPFDCAVCLCEFSEKDKLRLLPVCSHAFHINCIDTWLLSNSTCPLCRGTLFTPGYSIENPMFDFDDFQDDGRSGIGGYTSSQKTVEIEETAVVNKKGVLPVRLGKFRKVNVEAAAGESGIGETSSSNLDARRCYSMGSYQYVLDDSVLRVPLSTDRLGQDIRLSKATEQGNPTVDGDMEGKKISSVSKGESYSVSKIWLWSKKGKFSTSTDSQTGMPSSLNMDLPWMEKSTPGV; this is translated from the coding sequence ATGTCTCGGATTCAACTCCACATCCTGCAAAAAGATGGTTACATGGGCTACTCTCCTCCATTTGTTCCTACTTCTTCGTCTCCATATAGTGGTGGTTTTCATAAAGAAACACCAAtaccaccatcatcatcatcatcatcacaatCACCATCCTCATCTGGTACAAAAATAAGTCCTGCTGTTCTTTTTATCATTGTGATTTTGGCTGTACTGTTCTTCATATCTGGTCTGCTTCACCTGCTCGTTAGATTTCTCATAAAGCATCCATCTTCCTCAGCTACTTCTCAATCTAATAGATACCCAGAACTTTCTACATCTGATGCTCTTCAGAGACAGCTTCAGCAACTCTTCCACCTCCATGATTCTGGTTTGGATCAAGCTTTTATAGATGCTTTGCCGGTTTTTCATTATAAAGAGATTGTGGGTCTGAAAGAGCCGTTTGATTGTGCTGTTTGTCTTTGTGAGTTTTCTGAAAAGGACAAGCTCAGATTGCTTCCTGTGTGTAGCCATGCTTTCCATATCAATTGCATAGACACTTGGCTCCTCTCAAACTCAACATGTCCTCTGTGTAGAGGAACCCTCTTCACGCCTGGCTATTCTATTGAAAACCCAATGTTCGATTTCGATGATTTTCAAGATGATGGCCGTTCTGGTATTGGCGGGTACACTTCTTCACAGAAAACAGTAGAGATTGAAGAAACTGCTGTTGTTAATAAAAAGGGTGTTTTGCCTGTTAGACTTGGTAAATTCAGAAAGGTAAATGTTGAGGCAGCAGCAGGAGAATCCGGGATTGGAGAGACCAGTAGTAGTAATTTGGATGCAAGAAGATGTTATTCAATGGGATCTTATCAGTATGTGCTTGATGACTCAGTTCTTCGGGTACCCTTATCCACTGATCGATTAGGCCAAGACATAAGGCTAAGTAAAGCAACCGAACAAGGTAATCCTACTGTTGATGGAGATATGGAGGGAAAGAAGATTAGTAGTGTAAGTAAAGGTGAAAGCTATTCTGTTTCCAAGATCTGGCTTTGGTCTAAGAAGGGCAAGTTTTCTACTTCAACAGATTCACAAACTGGTATGCCTTCTTCTCTGAATATGGACTTGCCATGGATGGAAAAAAGTACCCCAGGGGTATGA